The proteins below come from a single Macaca fascicularis isolate 582-1 chromosome 9, T2T-MFA8v1.1 genomic window:
- the LOC135965095 gene encoding arf-GAP with GTPase, ANK repeat and PH domain-containing protein 5-like isoform X4 produces MANFSPLCPGRQLSGVVEETQSGTHPGMRFCQRKDEQQVRELKLLLHIFTLCAVTMLVGPGSPSAMIDSPEFDQPQGSVCPSESDIYEAGAGDRMAGAGNRMAGAGDGMAGAPMAAAVQPAEVTVEVGEDLHMHHIHDREMPEALEFNPSANPEASTIFQRDCQTDALECNPSANAEASTIFQRNSQTDVIEIRRSNYTNHVSTVRFSQQYSSCSTIFLDDNTASQSYLTMTIISVTLEIHHDITQRDADGSLSVCDEELYSFMVESLSVAQAGVQSCDLGSLQALPPRSLFKQKPEPSEQVQHHQ; encoded by the exons CTGAGTGGTGTCGTTGAGGAAACACAAAGTGGGACTCATCCAGGGATGAGATTTTGCCAGAGGAAGGATGAGCAGCAAGTCAGGGAGCTTAAG TTGCTCCTTCACATATTCACACTCTGTGCGGTCACCATGTTAGTCGGACCTggttccccttctgccatgatt GACAGCCCCGAGTTTGACCAGCCGCAGGGGTCAGTGTGCCCCTCTGAGTCCGACATCTAtgaggcaggagctggggacaGGATGGCAGGAGCTGGGAACAGGATGGCAGGAGCTGGGGATGGGATGGCAGGGGCGCCTATGGCTGCTGCTGTGCAGCCTGCTGAGGTGACTGTTGAAGTTGGTGAGGACCTCCACATGCACCACATCCATGACCGGGAGATGCCTGAAG CTTTGGAGTTTAACCCTTCTGCCAATCCAGAGGCAAGCACAATATTCCAGAGGGATTGTCAAACAGATG CTTTGGAGTGTAACCCTTCTGCCAATGCAGAGGCAAGCACAATATTCCAGAGGAACTCTCAAACAGATG ttaTAGAAATAAGAAGAAGCAACTATACAAACCAC GTATCTACTGTGCGTTTCAGTCAACAATACAGCTCATGTTCAACAATATTCCTTGATGACAACACAGCCAGCCAGTCTTATCTTACAATGACAATAATATC AGTGACCTTGGAGATACATCATGATATCACGCAAAG agatgCAGATGGATCTTTGAGCGTATGTGATGAAGAGTTATACTCATTTATG gtggagtctctctctgtagcccaggctggagtgcagtcatgtgatcttggctcactgcaggctctgcctcccaggtccctgTTCAAGCAGAAACCTGAACCAAGTGAACAAGTTCAACATCATCAGTAA
- the LOC135965095 gene encoding arf-GAP with GTPase, ANK repeat and PH domain-containing protein 5-like isoform X3: MVASGKKHRLAIIECGCDINMMIDLAKAADLLSGVVEETQSGTHPGMRFCQRKDEQQVRELKLLLHIFTLCAVTMLVGPGSPSAMIDSPEFDQPQGSVCPSESDIYEAGAGDRMAGAGNRMAGAGDGMAGAPMAAAVQPAEVTVEVGEDLHMHHIHDREMPEALEFNPSANPEASTIFQRDCQTDALECNPSANAEASTIFQRNSQTDVIEIRRSNYTNHVSTVRFSQQYSSCSTIFLDDNTASQSYLTMTIISVTLEIHHDITQRDADGSLSVCDEELYSFMVESLSVAQAGVQSCDLGSLQALPPRSLFKQKPEPSEQVQHHQ, translated from the exons CTGAGTGGTGTCGTTGAGGAAACACAAAGTGGGACTCATCCAGGGATGAGATTTTGCCAGAGGAAGGATGAGCAGCAAGTCAGGGAGCTTAAG TTGCTCCTTCACATATTCACACTCTGTGCGGTCACCATGTTAGTCGGACCTggttccccttctgccatgatt GACAGCCCCGAGTTTGACCAGCCGCAGGGGTCAGTGTGCCCCTCTGAGTCCGACATCTAtgaggcaggagctggggacaGGATGGCAGGAGCTGGGAACAGGATGGCAGGAGCTGGGGATGGGATGGCAGGGGCGCCTATGGCTGCTGCTGTGCAGCCTGCTGAGGTGACTGTTGAAGTTGGTGAGGACCTCCACATGCACCACATCCATGACCGGGAGATGCCTGAAG CTTTGGAGTTTAACCCTTCTGCCAATCCAGAGGCAAGCACAATATTCCAGAGGGATTGTCAAACAGATG CTTTGGAGTGTAACCCTTCTGCCAATGCAGAGGCAAGCACAATATTCCAGAGGAACTCTCAAACAGATG ttaTAGAAATAAGAAGAAGCAACTATACAAACCAC GTATCTACTGTGCGTTTCAGTCAACAATACAGCTCATGTTCAACAATATTCCTTGATGACAACACAGCCAGCCAGTCTTATCTTACAATGACAATAATATC AGTGACCTTGGAGATACATCATGATATCACGCAAAG agatgCAGATGGATCTTTGAGCGTATGTGATGAAGAGTTATACTCATTTATG gtggagtctctctctgtagcccaggctggagtgcagtcatgtgatcttggctcactgcaggctctgcctcccaggtccctgTTCAAGCAGAAACCTGAACCAAGTGAACAAGTTCAACATCATCAGTAA